The Anas platyrhynchos isolate ZD024472 breed Pekin duck chromosome 34, IASCAAS_PekinDuck_T2T, whole genome shotgun sequence genome contains a region encoding:
- the LARP4 gene encoding LOW QUALITY PROTEIN: la-related protein 4 (The sequence of the model RefSeq protein was modified relative to this genomic sequence to represent the inferred CDS: inserted 1 base in 1 codon; deleted 1 base in 1 codon) yields MLLFVEVTSKGAGLNPNAKVWQEVPQGSGEAVPPTNGAEHSWQDTAAAQGTHPEGNIEISEDSCKQYEVMYSTPCEATRNGTGVDEAAANGIVLATEDLGYQIYEVSGEGSSAVSTEDIRECLRKQLEFCFSRENLSKDLYLMSQMDSDQFVPIWTIANMEGIKKLTTDMDLILEVLRSSPMVQVDETGEKVRPNHKRCIIILREIPETTPIEEVKALFKNENCPKVISCEFAHNNNWYVTFQSDTDAQQAFKYLREEVKTFQGKPIMARIKAINTFFAKNGYRVVDSSVYTQPVQTQAQFASPLFMQPVYSPQQYSIYSIVPQTWSPSPAPYFETPLAPFPNGGFVNGFNTPGSYKTNAASLSIGRPFHRNRVKPHFRSSNSSEHVVEGPAAASTVSMGDGPLNRTNSRNFVMERHNSTLTGHQDQGYSQKDSPTAQIEQNGDYGIGRGRRNIFRGRRRREDDRISRPQPSVETKTPTPKFDLLASNFPPLPGSTAKIPGEPVLESRMSDIVKGICKEKESKELLSSCPTPAQEEQTHSTVQQPVTSASSSGQSEAVVLSTVQPDSKPEEVSVQKDVTSHTSPSVSVCPVSAPKPPRTNTTSPSTNASAAPPVSMQEPRKLSYAEVCQKPPKEPPPVPVQPLRELRTNIVPPAKNEENGTPEKALEKPHDKVEGRMKDYSGFRGNGPPRGAAGXNQGTEAPIWTQIIASGSTATYRQGAVCATSVTKVTLPANFSLFNLSCGLISSKGDCEKEVFVKGNTELECGLYGEVVEGPKIHL; encoded by the exons ATGCTGCTCTTCGTCGAG GTAACATCGAAAGGTGCTGGCCTAAACCCGAACGCAAAAGTGTGGCAAGAAGTACCCCAAGGGAGCGGTGAGGCTGTGCCGCCAACAAATGGCGCGGAGCACTCGTGGCAAgacacagcagctgctcaggGGACTCATCCCGAGG GTAACATAGAGATTTCGGAGGATAGCTGCAAGCAATATGAAGTGATGTATTCCACGCCTTGTGAAGCTACAAGAAATGGCACAGGAGTTGATGAAGCGGCTGCAAATGGGATTGTCTTAGCAACTGAAGATCTTGGATACCAAATCTATGAAGTGTCCG GTgaaggcagctctgctgtgtcCACAGAAGACATTAGAGAATGCTTGAGAAAACAACTTGAATTCTGCTTCTCACG TGAGAATCTTTCAAAGGACCTCTACTTGATGTCTCAAATGGACAGTGATCAGTTTGTTCCAATATGGACAATTGCTAACATGGAAGGTATTAAGAAGCTGACAACTGATATGGACCTTATTCTTGAAGTCTTGAGAT cTTCTCCTATGGTACAAGTGGATGAGACAGGGGAAAAAGTAAGACCAAACCACAAACGATGTATCATCATCCTCCGTGAGATCCCTGAAACGACACCTATAGAG GAGGTTAAGGCTCTGTTTAAAAACGAAAACTGCCCCAAAGTAATAAGCTGTGAGTTTGCTCACAACAACAACTGGTACGTTACATTCCAGTCGGATACAGATGCCCAACAG gcATTTAAATACTTAAGGGAAGAAGTGAAAACCTTTCAGGGCAAGCCAATAATG GCAAGGATAAAAGCCATCAACACGTTTTTTGCTAAGAATGGTTACCGGGTAGTAGATTCCAGTGTTTATACTCAGCCAGTTCAAACACAAGCACAGTTTGCCTCACCACTGTTTATGCAGCCTGTATATAGTCCTCAGCAGTACTCTATTTACAGCATTGTGCCTCAAACATGGTCTCCAAGTCCTGCACCTTACTTTGAAACACCACTG GCCCCCTTTCCTAACGGTGGATTTGTGAATGGCTTTAATACACCAGGATCATATAAAACAAATGCTGCTTCTCTGAGTATAGGTCGCCCATTCCATAGAAATCG TGTGAAGCCTCACTTCCGATCATCAAACAGCTCCGAACATGTcgtggagggtccagctgcTGCCAGTACCGTGTCAATGGGGGACGGACCACTGAACAGAACCAACTCCAGGAATTTTGTTATGGAGCGCCATAACAGCACGTTAACTGGGCACCAAGACCAAGGCTATTCCCAGAAGGATTCTCCTACCGCGCAGATAGAGCAGAATGGAGATTATGGCATTGGCAGGGGCAG GAGGAACATTTTCAGAGGTCGAAGAAGACGGGAAGATGACCGGATCTCG agACCTCAGCCTTCAGTAGAAACAAAGACTCCAACACCAAAGTTTGACTTGCTAGCATCAAATTTCCCACCTTTGCCTGGCAGCACAGCAAAAATACCAGGAGAGCCTGTGCTGGAGAGCAGGATGTCTGACATTGTTAAAGGAATCTGCAAAGAAAAG gaaagcaaagagttgTTGTCCAGCTGTCCGACTCCTGCTCAGGAAGAACAGACGCACAGCACTGTCCAACAGCCCGTGACAAGTGCGAGTTCATCAGGTCAGAGTGAAGCTGTGGTGTTAAG CACAGTTCAGCCAGACAGCAAACCGGAAGAAGTGTCTGTTCAGAAAGATGTTACGAGCCACACTTCTCCATCCgtgtctgtctgtcctgtcAGTGCTCCAAAGCCACCAAGGACAAATACCACTTCACCTTCTACTAATGCAAGTGCAGCTCCTCCTGTGTCGATGCAG GAGCCACGCAAGCTAAGTTATGCTGAAGTCTGCCAGAAGCCCCCAAAGGAACCTCCTCCAGTTCCTGTCCAGCCTCTTAGGGAACTTCGCACCAACATAGTTCCCCCTgccaaaaatgaagaaaatggtaCACCTGAGAAGGCTTTGGAGAAGCCTCACGACAAGGTCGAAGGTCGAATGAAGGATTATTCGGGGTTCCGAGGCAACGGGcctccccggggagctgctg aaaaTCAGGGAACAGAGGCGCCAATTTGGACGCAGATCATCGCCTCAGGGAGCACCGCGACGTATCGGCAAGGAGCAGTATGTGCCACCTCGGTCACCAAAGTAACGCTG CCAGCCAATTTCTCTCTATTTAATTTGAGCTGTGGACTAATAAGCAGCAAAGGAGACTGTGAGAAAGAAGTATTTGTGAAGGGGAATACTGAACTGGAGTGTGGCTTGTATGGAGAAGTTGTGGAGGGTCCCAAAATTCATCTCTGA